A portion of the Lolium rigidum isolate FL_2022 chromosome 1, APGP_CSIRO_Lrig_0.1, whole genome shotgun sequence genome contains these proteins:
- the LOC124708586 gene encoding acyl transferase 1-like translates to MVIFTAHRRKPELVAPARATAREVRSLSDLDSSPGLRQYITEIEFFRCRVPGGAPEQLASSLKAGLAEALVYYYPVAGRLREVPGRKKLVVDCTAEGAVFVEAHANVRLEELKKPLVPPYPCVEELMCDVGDLTTVIGKPLLYLQMTQFSCGGVVLAIRMCHNVADGFGMVQILRCILDLARGQPVPAVFPLWERHLLASSLPDTTSVPTDMAPEILPTDDAKPMKPKMTSMPPQFDELVTKSFLFGAKEITALRRGLPGRLGSSSTVFEIITAAVWRCRVAALGYAPHKQVRVILAKNARGSWKREPRLPPGFYGNAVFGATTADVSADELCRGSLARAVELVREAKLKFTDEYAMSVLDLVARNEYRGADLFDGGFAVSDMSRCGNDSLELGGWAEYAGGGTPGAAGMLATLSSIYVSCKDTKGDDCVAVPMCLPELAMVKFMSQIAAVTNIFASSSM, encoded by the exons ATGGTGATCTTCACGGCGCACCGCAGGAAGCCTGAGCTGGTGGCGCCTGCTCGAGCGACGGCGCGCGAGGTCAGGTCACTGTCTGACTTGGACAGCTCTCCAGGGCTGCGTCAATACATTACTGAGATCGAGTTCTTCCGGTGCCGTGTCCCCGGAGGTGCGCCCGAGCAACTGGCGAGTTCCCTCAAGGCCGGCCTCGCGGAGGCGCTGGTCTACTACTACCCTGTGGCCGGCCGCCTGCGGGAGGTCCCAGGCAGGAAGAAGCTAGTGGTGGACTGCACGGCGGAAGGAGCGGTGTTCGTGGAGGCGCATGCTAACGTGCGGCTGGAGGAGTTGAAGAAGCCGCTGGTGCCACCATACCCTTGCGTTGAGGAGCTCATGTGTGATGTGGGCGACCTCACAACTGTCATCGGCAAGCCGTTGCTCTACTTGCAG ATGACCCAGTTCAGCTGCGGAGGCGTCGTCCTCGCGATCAGGATGTGCCACAACGTCGCGGATGGCTTCGGCATGGTCCAGATCCTTAGATGCATACTTGACCTAGCACGAGGCCAACCAGTTCCGGCCGTCTTTCCTTTGTGGGAGAGACACCTTCTTGCGTCCTCTCTACCAGATACTACATCCGTACCTACGGACATGGCCCCGGAGATTTTGCCTACCGATGATGCCAAGCCGATGAAGCCGAAGATGACCTCAATGCCACCACAATTCGACGAATTGGTGACTAAGTCCTTCCTCTTCGGCGCAAAAGAGATAACAGCGCTGCGGAGGGGATTACCAGGGCGACTTGGGAGTTCCTCAACGGTGTTCGAGATCATCACAGCGGCCGTTTGGCGATGCAGGGTAGCGGCCCTAGGGTACGCGCCCCACAAGCAGGTGCGAGTAATACTCGCCAAAAACGCACGGGGAAGCTGGAAGCGCGAACCCCGGCTCCCGCCAGGGTTCTATGGCAACGCGGTCTTCGGCGCAACAACGGCTGATGTTAGCGCCGACGAGCTATGCCGGGGTTCACTCGCACGCGCGGTGGAGCTGGTGCGCGAGGCCAAGCTCAAGTTCACCGACGAGTATGCGATGTCGGTGCTAGACCTCGTGGCAAGGAACGAGTACCGTGGGGCGGACCTGTTCGACGGGGGCTTCGCGGTGTCCGACATGAGCCGCTGCGGGAATGACTCGCTGGAACTAGGCGGCTGGGCGGAGTACGCTGGCGGCGGTACGCCAGGGGCCGCGGGTATGTTGGCGACGCTGTCCAGTATATATGTCAGCTGTAAGGACACCAAAGGCGACGACTGTGTCGCTGTTCCCATGTGCTTGCCGGAGCTAGCGATGGTGAAGTTCATGTCTCAGATTGCCGCAGTGACCAACATCTTCGCAAGCAGCTCCATGTAG